In the Pseudomonas sp. ADAK2 genome, one interval contains:
- a CDS encoding esterase-like activity of phytase family protein produces MKLNHFAAGLLLVCNSLVFAADPELRLLSEHPVNGMKGGNLSGLAQCGQTLWTVSDRDDNQIYRLDTRATVWQAETVPITVPPVPDDSGRSLFMKMRSALASLVRGASLDYEGISCDGAGNRYIVSETYSAVLKVTPQGEASWLAIHPLMVNSARAKGMLLHANALFEGLAVDPDGGWIRLVAERERRGMVVIGRSPDNEWICPFYLCVMFSEDGLELQPPQFPNPQWVARDFSDLALHQRKLFTLDRNAFKICRHRLVTGTLERCWSFAAEALVPHRQYPSRHGMVEALLVDEKGAWIGVDNNSVTRADGESRPIVWRFAAPEGGWDAEP; encoded by the coding sequence ATGAAACTCAACCACTTCGCTGCGGGACTTTTGCTTGTTTGCAATTCACTGGTTTTTGCTGCGGATCCTGAATTGCGCTTGCTCTCAGAGCATCCCGTCAACGGTATGAAAGGTGGCAATCTGTCCGGGCTGGCACAATGCGGCCAGACGTTATGGACGGTATCGGATCGAGACGATAACCAGATCTATCGCCTCGATACCCGCGCCACCGTCTGGCAGGCCGAAACCGTACCGATCACAGTACCTCCCGTCCCCGACGACAGCGGGCGTTCATTGTTCATGAAGATGCGCAGCGCGCTGGCCTCTTTGGTGCGTGGCGCAAGTCTGGACTATGAAGGCATCAGTTGTGACGGCGCCGGGAATCGTTACATCGTCAGTGAAACCTATTCAGCCGTGCTCAAGGTCACGCCGCAAGGCGAGGCGTCCTGGTTGGCCATTCATCCATTGATGGTGAATTCGGCGCGGGCCAAGGGCATGCTGCTGCACGCCAATGCGCTGTTTGAGGGGCTGGCGGTCGATCCGGACGGAGGCTGGATACGCCTTGTCGCCGAGCGCGAGCGGCGCGGGATGGTGGTCATCGGTCGCAGCCCCGACAACGAGTGGATCTGTCCTTTCTACCTCTGTGTCATGTTTAGCGAGGACGGCCTGGAACTCCAGCCACCGCAGTTTCCCAATCCACAGTGGGTTGCCAGGGATTTTTCTGACTTGGCACTGCACCAGCGCAAGCTCTTCACCCTGGATCGCAACGCGTTCAAGATCTGTCGCCACCGTTTGGTGACGGGGACGCTTGAGCGTTGTTGGTCGTTCGCTGCCGAGGCGCTTGTACCTCATCGGCAGTATCCGTCGCGCCATGGAATGGTAGAGGCCTTGCTGGTCGACGAAAAAGGCGCATGGATTGGCGTTGACAACAATTCGGTTACTCGCGCCGATGGCGAATCCCGCCCCATCGTCTGGCGCTTTGCCGCGCCGGAAGGTGGCTGGGATGCCGAGCCATGA